The following nucleotide sequence is from Endozoicomonas sp. GU-1.
ACCGCTTTGACCGCCACGGCAACGAATACAGCATCGAACTGATCATCCGCCGTGCCGCACTGATCACCCCGGCTCAACAACTCTCTCTAAAACCAGAAGAAAAGGAGATCGCCTGATGGCCGCATCCATGAACCGCGTCACCCTGATTGGCAGGCTGGGCAAAGACCCGGACTGCAAAGCCACCGCCAATGGCAATGCCGTAACCCTTCTTTCCATCGCCACGGAAGAGAGCTGGAAAAAAGATGGCCAGAAACAGACCCGTACCGAATGGCATCGGGTAGTACTGTACGGCAAACCTGCTGAACTGGCCGCTCAGTATCTGGCCAAAGGCCACAGAGTCCTGATCGAAGGACAGCTCCAGACCCGAAAATGGCAGGACCAGAATGGTCAGGATCGCTACCAGACTGAAGTCGTGTACAGCGGGTATAACGGCAAGCTGCTGTTTCTGGAAAAGAACCCCCATGTCAGCAGGCTCAGCCCCAAAATTATCAGCCACAGCCAGGCACACATCAGAATCAATACACCAACGCCCGGGATGGCGGCCACACTCCCCAGCCCATGCAGACACAACAGTATGACTCCTACGACGACTCCATCCCATTTTAAAGGAGCTTGTTTTAATGAAAGCCGGAATGAGCCTCACGCCCGATGACCAGGCCCTGGCCATAGAGATAAAACAGAAGCAGACCGCTGGTCTCAGCTCGGAAAAGGAGGAAAAGGAACTGGCAAGAAAAATCATGCTGGCGGACCGGATCGGTGACGAAATGGAAGGCCAGCTATTGGATGCAGAAACCGTACTGATTGAAATGACCACGCTGATTGTCGCCATTACTGTCGGTATCCACAGCCCCCGGGCGCGGGATCAGGCCATGCTGGTAACCGGACTGATCCTGCAACGCATCCGGGATATTGATCAGCAAACGACAATACAAAAAACCACCCATATTCACTGAAAGCAATAACCCACACCCTGTGGAAAACCTGAACACCAAAGTTATCAACAGGCCAGCACCAAAGGACACTGACTATGGACAGCACAGTACCTGCCAATAAAAGCGCCAACCTTATCACCAGCCTGGATCAGGCCGAACTTAAAATCCGTCGTGCCGGCATTATTCGCCTCACTCCTGAGGGATATGAACAAGTGGAAGGCGAGGAGCTGCTGCAAAAAGTGTGCGGCTTTAACCTGGAGTCGAAAACCGTAGCTCAGGCGATTAAGCGACAGATTACAAAGCATGAGTTTACCGAGGGCCAAGACTTTACAACATTGATGTTGCAAAGTTCCGGAGGTCGACCCAGAAGGGTTTATCACTTTTCTGTGAATGCGGCGAACCATGTCCTGCTTTCTGCCATGACCCAGGAAGGCAAACAGGCAAGACAGGAAGCGATTGACGATAAACGTGAAAAGCAGCTTGCCCGTCACGACACTATGCCTGCGTTGCACAAGCCCGGGATTTATCAACCAGAGTTATCCACACCCCAGGCTTTGCTGGAAATCAATATGGCCACCTCCCTGAAAGCCATTGCCTTTGCCGAGGCGCTGGGCTTTACCGGTAATCAGAAGCTGCTCTCCGCTGACCGGTTACTGAAAAGCCAGATCGGCTTTTCGCCACTGGAAGCCATGGGGCAGAAACAACTGGTGGTGGAAGTACTGGAGAAGCACAGGATTATCAAGTGGACTGGTCAGGGCAAGAGAGGCAAATACCTGCTCACCGATAAGGGCTGGCAGTACGGTCTGATGTACGACCCTTCCGAGATCTGCTTCCACAACCGGAACAGTAAACGACTGACCACCAGCAATGCCCAGCCGGTTCTGGGGTACGACATCCTGAAATTCTTTTAACCGGGTCGGCGATATGGATGCGCTTATTTCCCAGCCCGACCTGATGGAGTGGTCAGGCATTAAGCAAAAAACGGCACTGATCAAATGGATGATTCAAAACCGGATACCGTTTTACTACGGACGTAATGGCGAAGTAGTCACCACCTACGCGGCCATTAACCAGCCATTGATTGGCACCGAACCACAACAACCCAAAAAACAACCACTCAAATTCCTGTAGGAGATGTATTGATGGGAAGACCACGCAAAAAAGAGAATGCCCATTTGCCGGATGGCGTCTATCGAAGCAAAGGACGCTTCATCTATAAGCCTTACCACGGGCGAGTTGGTAAAAAGAATGTATTCGGAGCCGAGATTGTATTGGGACCAGAAACCATGGCCATGTCCAAACTCTATATGGCTATTGAGAACCTGGAGAAAAGTTCTGACCAGACCCTGGGCTGGCTTCTGGATGAATACCTGGAGTCAAAAAAGTTCAAAAGCCAGAGCAAAGACTGGCAGTACAATAAAAGGCTCTATACCCCCAAAGTAAAAAAATTCCCCGTCGAGGGATATGGTACTTTCGGTAATGTGCCCCTGACGCTGATCACCCCGCCATCACTTAACCGGTTCTATGAAAAGTATTCAGATAAACCCGGGGCCGTGGCCATTGTCCGCAAATTAATCTCCAGTGCCTGGAGTTGGGGCAGAAGCCACCTCGAAGGTGTGCCTCCGAACCCATCTCTGGATTGCGAAGCCCTGCCAAGACCGAACCGTCAGGATGTGTACGTCAGCGATGAAGACTACGCCTGCGTTTACTATCTGGCCAATCCGTTCTGGAAAGCGATGATGGAGTTTGCCTATATCTGTCGTGCAAGACGTTCCGAGCTGATCAATATGCAGCGGGATCAATTACTGGAAAAAGGTGTACAACTGAAACGGGGTAAAGGATCGCTGGATGAAATCACCCTCTGGACACCGAGACTGAGAAAAGCACTCAAACTTCTTGAGGACTACAGCAATGGCGAGAAGTTCGACTACGTGTTTGGTGCACCTGAGGTAACCGGTAAAAAAGGCATTCCGATGAGACCGGGACAAAAAATGCACAAAAACACATTGGACAGCCAGTGGCAGAAACTGATCAACCGCGCCGTAGATGAAGGACTGATTAACGAGAAGTGGCACTTTCACGATCTGAAAGCCAAAGGTGTATCTGACCACGAAGGATTAGT
It contains:
- a CDS encoding single-stranded DNA-binding protein gives rise to the protein MAASMNRVTLIGRLGKDPDCKATANGNAVTLLSIATEESWKKDGQKQTRTEWHRVVLYGKPAELAAQYLAKGHRVLIEGQLQTRKWQDQNGQDRYQTEVVYSGYNGKLLFLEKNPHVSRLSPKIISHSQAHIRINTPTPGMAATLPSPCRHNSMTPTTTPSHFKGACFNESRNEPHAR
- a CDS encoding antA/AntB antirepressor family protein, which codes for MDSTVPANKSANLITSLDQAELKIRRAGIIRLTPEGYEQVEGEELLQKVCGFNLESKTVAQAIKRQITKHEFTEGQDFTTLMLQSSGGRPRRVYHFSVNAANHVLLSAMTQEGKQARQEAIDDKREKQLARHDTMPALHKPGIYQPELSTPQALLEINMATSLKAIAFAEALGFTGNQKLLSADRLLKSQIGFSPLEAMGQKQLVVEVLEKHRIIKWTGQGKRGKYLLTDKGWQYGLMYDPSEICFHNRNSKRLTTSNAQPVLGYDILKFF
- a CDS encoding tyrosine-type recombinase/integrase, which produces MGRPRKKENAHLPDGVYRSKGRFIYKPYHGRVGKKNVFGAEIVLGPETMAMSKLYMAIENLEKSSDQTLGWLLDEYLESKKFKSQSKDWQYNKRLYTPKVKKFPVEGYGTFGNVPLTLITPPSLNRFYEKYSDKPGAVAIVRKLISSAWSWGRSHLEGVPPNPSLDCEALPRPNRQDVYVSDEDYACVYYLANPFWKAMMEFAYICRARRSELINMQRDQLLEKGVQLKRGKGSLDEITLWTPRLRKALKLLEDYSNGEKFDYVFGAPEVTGKKGIPMRPGQKMHKNTLDSQWQKLINRAVDEGLINEKWHFHDLKAKGVSDHEGLVSGHKTLEAKKIYIRKTQEVQGTR